The Rhizoctonia solani chromosome 4, complete sequence genome contains a region encoding:
- a CDS encoding HMG (high mobility group) box protein: MPKSSPSSRALMYHGSFHDTLHSQPAPQKSSNNYSNGLGSAISNDSSLGTLRFPTEAERGTPHQLYYSEDDNPLPSGSVPQTCTSLDFNDALQDHDSLDSAQADTVGPMRVAKNHSRRQPPNHIPRPRNAFILYRSWYVKEGFLSGVENDHREISRIVGKIWKQLSTEEQESWKRRAENEKAEHARMYPNYKYSPNSRRDAAAAASSSAGRNSLVRSSNRSRKAKVSETPPKERSDAIADAFVTGSRKLSLTLDVRKMDDRIEAEESEIQSTYLTHPTSASGQPSAEPERPDLSVYSRAPSVDLVSNSVSNDRIDRSNVHGTLLDVNYEPTSDFSLAAYSILPNELSPESVQLLSPEEYYTSETFLKTALRQDYDASATLGTGVTCGHETNLSLTEFPTDSNLYSPTSYTSATPSYYAVAPEPGLSPFGRVLHEGTWDGHPEAIPYDTPIWNTLLSSCSAATNTNSSLPSDLFSNFSWGHNQDCSTTEEEYSASSVSRGEMQSDEYKLFSEWCTPDSPIATDGPGDNVLTHTSLSSGAPLSLIYPSPTYPPKPSALLYHSWDTGCEDMDAYRTQRLCTLNHSLTLRSLTGPHTPPDGTTRSILLTPTTMSLPTTNETPASSTMKYETLEEGALVPSDPTTALIGVLEPLQNEADGSISRRPRNPFILFRTWYIKQGHLKQVTSSGSELSKITGKLWKAMHEEDRKFWAEQARLEREASQGRTYAPPAASRPRGARNARKRAMAASLRYDPLAIRVPDPTDQRMDNIVQLIMAGKTGDEIGGELRKQELQAEKASSSSPAMELPSLPLVAPVPRSARSSVSFDTLEFQSQLALSQLDQNSPTSSLSPNTSLQDLPMTPDLSVVPSGYSTPQGLASRRGSAALVSQAERSGTLDIATDYTFGMASLHNRAGSIDTEAWSLAATPDAGMTSFQSQPAPIGHKEYEPPHLVYPQGWNYYSTPVPVHGLNYPPGNYEVPGHPNYASYGLASTATWYGPEFVSPFDVPGHAPLVHAGDLCWPPEWVNDCY; the protein is encoded by the exons AAATCTTCGAACAATTACAGTAACGGGCTTGGGTCTGCGATTTCGAACGATAGTTCTCTTGGTACCCTTCGTTTTCCGACTGAGGCCGAGCGAGGGACTCCTCATCAATTGTACTATTCCGAGGATGACAACCCTTTACCCTCCGGATCTGTTCCTCAGACATGCACTTCGCTAGACTTCAACGACGCTCTGCAGGACCATGACAGTCTTGACTCGGCTCAGGCTGACACGGTGGGTCCGATGCGCGTTGCCAAGAACCATAGCCGCCGCCAACCACCCAATCACATTCCCCGTCCCCGTAATGCGTTCATCTTGTATCGCTCGTGGTATGTGAAGGAAGGGTTCTTGTCCGGGGTTGAG AATGACCACCGCGAGATTAG TCGGATCGTTGGCAAGATCTGGAAGCAGTTGTCCACAGAAGAGCAAGAATCATGGAAGCGCAGGGCCGAAAACGAAAAGGCCGAGCACGCACGAATGTATCCTAACTACAAGTACTCGCCCAACTCTCGTCGAGATGCCGCTGCCGCTGCTTCGTCCTCAGCTGGTAGAAACTCCCTTGTCCGCTCGTCCAACCGTTCCCGCAAAGCTAAGGTGTCTGAAACGCCGCCTAAGGAGCGTTCAGACGCGATTGCGGATGCGTTTGTCACTGGGTCACGTAAGCTTAGCTTGACTCTTGACGTCCGCAAGATGGACGATCGAATCGAGGCAGAGGAATCCGAAATTCAATCGACCTATCTAACACATCCTACCTCAGCTTCTGGTCAACCATCCGCTGAGCCCGAGCGCCCAGATTTATCCGTGTATTCTCGTGCACCTTCGGTCGACTTGGTTTCGAATTCTGTCTCTAATGATAGAATCGATAGATCAAACGTACATGGAACACTACTGGATGTTAACTATGAGCCGACCAGTGACTTCTCTCTTGCCGCCTACTCGATTCTCCCCAACGAGTTGAGCCCGGAGTCGGTTCAGCTACTTTCCCCAGAGGAGTACTACACGAGTGAGACATTCTTGAAGACAGCACTCAGACAAGACTACGATGCCAGCGCAACGCTTGGCACAGGTGTG ACATGTGGTCATGAGACTAATCTTAGTCTGACGGAGTTCCCGACTGATTCGAATTTGTACTCGCCAACTTCGTACACTAGCGCTACGCCTAGTTACTATGCTGTTGCTCCCGAGCCTGGACTCTCGCCATTTGGCCGTGTCCTTCATGAGGGAACCTGGGATGGTCACCCAGAGGCAATTCCTTACGATACACCGATATGGAACACCTTACTTTCGTCATGCTCTGCGGCGACTAACACAAACAGTAGCTTGCCCTCAGACTTGTTCTCAAACTTCTCGTGGGGTCATAATCAGGACTGCTCCACCACCGAAGAAGAATACTCCGCGTCTAGCGTCTCTAGAGGAGAGATGCAATCCGATGAATATAAACTCTTTTCTGAGTGGTGTACCCCCGACTCTCCTATTGCCACCGATGGCCCGGGAGACAACGTGCTCACCCACACGAGTCTTTCGAGTGGAGCGCCGCTGTCACTGATCTACCCTTCTCCGACATACCCCCCAAAGCCCTCGGCTCTGCTTTACCATTCCTGGGATACCGGTTGCGAAGATATGGACGCGTATAG GACACAACGATTATGTACGCTGAACCACTCATTAACCCTGAGATCCCTAACGGGCCCACATACACCACCGGACGGCACCACCCGCTCCATCCTCCTGACTCCCACTACCATGTCCCTCCCAACTACGAACGAGACCCCCGCGTCCTCCACCATGAAGTATGAGACGCTCGAGGAAGGAGCTTTAGTTCCATCCGATCCAACGACCGCGTTGATAGGAGTGCTGGAGCCCCTTCAAAATGAAGCGGACGGTTCGATATCCCGTCGACCGCGCAACCCGTTTATTCTCTTTCGAACATGGTATATCAAGCAAGGCCACCTGAAGCAGGTTACT TCATCTGGTAGTGAACTAAG TAAAATCACTGGGAAGCTATGGAAAGCAATGCACGAAGAGGACAGGAAGTTCTGGGCTGAACAAGCCAGGTTGGAACGGGAGGCATCCCAGGGGCGGACGTACGCACCACCCGCAGCCTCAAGACCTCGAGGTGCTCGGAATGCGCGCAAAAGGGCAATGGCCGCTAGTTTACGATACGATCCCCTGGCGATACGTGTACCTGACCCTACGGACCAACGTATGGACAACATAGTTCAACTGATTATGGCAGGCAAGACAGGTGACGAGATTGGCGGCGAACTACGAAAACAAGAGCTTCAGGCTGAAAAAGcttcatcttcatccccTGCGATGGAACTGCCATCT TTACCCTTGGTTGCCCCCGTACCTCGCTCTGCCCGCTCAAGTGTCTCTTTTGACACCTTGGAGTTCCAATCGCAACTTGCTCTTTCACAACTCGACCAAAACTCCCCTACTTCTTCACTGAGTCCAAATACGTCCTTGCAAGACCTGCCCATGACTCCAGATCTTAGCGTGGTGCCGTCTGGCTACAGCACCCCCCAAGGCTTGGCTTCACGACGGGGCTCGGCAGCCCTTGTCTCACAGGCCGAAAGATCTGGGACTCTCGACATCGCTACTGACTATACATTCGGCATGGCGTCGCTCCACAATCGGGCTGGTTCCATTGACACGGAGGCCTGGTCTCTGGCTGCAACGCCGGATGCTGGGATGACTAGCTTCCAGTCTCAGCCGGCGCCAATAGGTCACAAGGAATACGAGCCTCCGCATCTAGTCTACCCTCAGGGTTGGAATTATTACAGCACCCCCGTTCCCGTCCATGGTTTGAATTACCCGCCAGGGAACTATGAAGTGCCGGGTCATCCGAATTACGCTTCTTACGGTCTGGCTTCAACGGCAACCTGGTATGGCCCAGAATTTGTTTCACCATTCGACGTGCCTGGGCATGCTCCCTTGGTCCACGCAGGAGATCTATGCTGGCCTCCTGAGTGGGTCAACGATTGTTACTAG
- a CDS encoding Cys/Met metabolism PLP-dependent enzyme has product MPTRSDVLGASIPNLPHAISVSLPTWDDNIGYEEGDKRVVDAMVNGYPRFFIHRDIQTLAGVCEKKFGNTGERCFLFPAAYIANACRQFIINRSPNPSSPVPVRLVQYFICPGEGTSQITSGGTPDKSNVDCVELHVVLFQEDAFSLGKQFWQHTGLGISSRLASAALDLLARNGERPALGAAPTAPSPAPKSQSFQRNKHYGTKVRLGQTSPPPPQHVQPLVAENVGSEHDAYIEERYGRNLPKANAALAKTALRRRIAGVLVNDSPSAPLSDQIPELGVSQRGIDVTENDVFLFPTGMAAIWTSHQLALASRPQQKSVCFGFPYTDTLKILQKWGPGCHFFGRGQDTDIDELSSILQGESILALYTEFPSNPLLRSANLPRLRELANKHDFLIVVDETVGSFVNVEVLPYADIVVSSLSKVFSGEVNVMGGSLVLNPKGKHYEALKSQLQHTYEDTYWGEDALFMERNSRDFIPRVHTINENTEALCEFLRNRSFSVSSPAPGTVIKEVYYPKWETRANYGTCRRTSSDNPYPSGFGGLFSVTFTTIAASRAFFDNLDCAKGPSLGTNFTLACPYTILAHYAELDWAEGYGVETGLVRVSVGLEGRDDLLNKFRVALEKAEEIAHEN; this is encoded by the exons ATGCCAACGAGATCTGATGTACTAGGGGCTTCCATTCCTAACCTTCCCCATGCGATATCTGTCTCACTGCCAACATGGGATGATAACATTGGGTACGAGGAAGGAGACAAACGGGTGGTGGATGCAATGGTTAATGGTTATCCACGCTTTTTCATACATCGAGACATCCAAACA CTAGCCGGTGTGTGTGAGAAGAAATTTGGGAACACCGGAGAAAGATGTTTCCTGTTCCCAGCTGCGTACATCGCAAACGCATGTCGGCAATTTATCATCAATCGTTCGCCCAACCCTTCATCCCCCGTCCCGGTCCGTCTAGTCCAATACTTTATTTGTCCCGGAGAAGGCACAAGTCAAATCACATCCGGCGGCACCCCTGATAAGTCTAATGTGGATTGTGTGGAACTACATGTTGTGCTGTTTCAAGAAGACGCGTTCTCGTTGGGTAAACAGTTTTGGCAGCACACTGGTCTCGGTATATCCAGTCGCCTGGCGTCGGCCGCCCTTGATCTACTTGCTCGAAACGGTGAACGACCCGCTCTTGGAGCCGCCCCCACTGCCCCATCCCCGGCGCCCAAGTCCCAAAGCTTCCAGCGAAATAAGCATTACGGTACCAAGGTGCGGCTCGGGCAAACATCGCCGCCACCTCCGCAGCACGTTCAGCCACTTGTCGCCGAAAATGTCGGTTCCGAGCACGACGCCTATATCGAAGAACGCTATGGGCGCAATTTACCCAAGGCGAATGCCGCATTGGCAAAGACTGCGCTTCGCCGTCGGATTGCGGGAGTGCTTGTCAACGATTCGCCGTCAGCACCCTTGTCTGATCAGATACCCGAGCTCGGTGTGAGTCAACGAGGGATAGATGTGACTGAGAACGATGTATTCCTATTTCCGACTGGTATGGCGGCAATCTGGACTTCGCACCAACTTGCCCTGGCCTCCCGCCCGCAACAGAAGAGTGTGTGTTTCGG TTTTCCCTACACCGACACCCTCAAGATCCTTCAGAAATGGGGTCCAGGTTGCCATTTTTTCGGGCGGGGACAGGACACCGACATCGATGAACTGAGCTCAATTCTCCAAGGAGAATCTATCTTGGCACTGTACACCGAGTTCCCCTCTAATCCGTTGCTTCGATCTGCCAATTTACCAAGGTTGCGAGAGCTAGCGAACAAGCATGACTTCCTGATCGTCGTTGATGAGACAGTTGGCAGTTTTGTCAACGTCGAGGTGCTTCCCTACGCGGACATCGTTGTAAGCAGCCTGTCCAAAGTATTCAGCGGAGAAGTGAACGTGATGGGTGGAAG CTTGGTCCTGAATCCCAAAGGAAAGCACTACGAGGCTTTGAAATCTCAATTACAACATACATACGAAGATACGTACTGGGGTGAAGATGCGCTTTTCATGGAACGTAATTCCCGCGACTTTATTCCACGAGTGCACACGATCAACGAAAATACGGAGGCTCTGTGCGAGTTTCTTCGCAACCGCTCATTCTCTGTATCATCCCCCGCGCCAGGCACGGTCATCAAAGAAGTCTATTACCCCAAGTGGGAAACGCGCGCAAACTACGGTACATGCAGACGCACTTCCAGCGATAACCCTTATCCAAGCGGGTTTGGCGGCCTGTTCTCTGTAACCTTCACGACCATTGCTGCTTCACGGGCATTTTTCGATAATCTGGACTGTGCTAAGGGACCCAGTTTGGGCACAAACTTTACGCTCGCTTGCCCGTACACAATATTGGCGCATTACGCAGAATTAGATTGGGCTGAGGGCTATGGTGTTGAGACCGGGCTGGTCAGAGTCAGTGTGGGGCTGGAGGGAAGGGATGATTTATTGAACAAGTTCAGGGTGGCGCTAGAGAAGGCCGAAGAAATTGCCCACGAGAATTAA